A genomic window from Anthonomus grandis grandis chromosome 2, icAntGran1.3, whole genome shotgun sequence includes:
- the LOC126750577 gene encoding 52 kDa repressor of the inhibitor of the protein kinase-like, whose product MELYKYVVESLEDISAWRDSGDAPVLRNSLFDSDFLIALQVVNQSFSFGLPLCQVLQKVDINLKEAVMVTENEVASSVGAESKVKRITHKQKNRANPNINPNAENYAVDYFRTTMYLPFLEFFINQLEETFTSHKEIFQGFMCLLSPLSVGESTDSSNKFNNLLDLYVPDVSKIITKSEIKLWHEHLNNFPEIKNKRQALACLEVCSQHAYPNVHKLLKIFCTLPVSTSTPERTFSTLKRIKTYLRNTTTQTRLNGLAMLSIHREEVISVDEIIDDLALKPRRLDFVL is encoded by the exons ATGGAACTTTACAAATACGTCGTTGAAAGCTTGGAAGATATATCTGCTTGGAGGGATTCTGGGGATGCACCAGTTTTGCGTAATAGTCTTTTTGATTCCGACTTTTTAATAGCCCTCCAAGTAGTTAACCAGAGCTTTAGTTTTGGTTTGCCACTTTGTCAGGTTCTGCAAAAAGTGGACATTAATTTAAAAGAGGCTGTAATGGTGactgaaaat gaagtGGCGTCGAGTGTGGGCGCCGAAAGTAAAGTAAAACGAATAacacacaaacaaaaaaatcgaGCAAATCCCAATATCAATCCAAATGCCGAAAATTACGCGGTCGACTATTTTAGAACTACTATGTATTTGCCATTCTTGGAGTTTTTCATTAACCAGCTGGAAGAAACATTTACGTCTCATAAAGAAATTTTCCAGGGATTTATGTGCCTATTATCACCTTTATCTGTTGGAGAATCAACTGATTCAAGCAATAAGTTTAACAATTTGCTTGATTTATATGTACCCGATGTTTcaaaaattatcacaaaatctgaaataaaactGTGGCATGAGCATTTAAACAATTTcccagaaataaaaaacaaacgcCAGGCATTAGCTTGTTTGGAAGTTTGTAGTCAGCATGCCTATCCCAATGTACAcaaacttctaaaaattttttgtacatTGCCAGTGTCAACTTCGACGCCAGAACGTACATTTTCCACGTTAAAACGGATAAAAACGTATTTAAGGAATACTACCACCCAAACGCGGCTTAATGGATTGGCCATGCTATCAATTCATCGAGAAGAAGTAATATCTGTTGATGAAATTATTGATGATCTCGCTCTGAAGCCACGGCgtttagattttgttttgtaa
- the LOC126750578 gene encoding zinc finger MYM-type protein 1-like, whose protein sequence is MKQGNLLSFFKRKNNVDDEEEASTSGLDSSINVNKHFKGNSESALSSEVNHPHPQDIANFLNSGSVSDKIKIIETLWIPPPSYTFPLIDRFKDKKFKLRFQHKWLTEFNWLCYSAKEQGAFCKFCAFIGITRGVGGQTLGALVNVKMDNWKKAKEIFVAHESARYHKDCICAYENLEKIQKGVQEEVIDLLDEKRKEQAKQNRNKTRPIIEAIILCGRQEMSLRGHRDSGALEIDDSSKNEGNFREILKYRAKGDTQLRETLEIINKAEAFAILVDETTDISTVEQVSICVRYVSDNNNINEDFLQFIPADSLTGENLSNTILNSLESFGMDISYLVGQGYDGAEKFNEVQKFIRQRYPKAIYIHCAAHSLNLAISKACEVQQIRNCLGVIEKLYTFFNTPKRKNVLLSKIEESNEHSSAKSLKRLCASRWISKYEAV, encoded by the exons atgaaGCAAGGAAacctattaagtttttttaaaagaaaaaataacgtGGATGATGAAGAGGAGGCCTCTACATCAGGATTGGATTCATCTATTAATGTGAACAAACATTTTAAAGGTAATTCTGAATCTGCCTTATCTTCAGAAGTAAATCATCCGCACCCGCAGGATATTGCAAATTTTCTGAATTCTGGTTCCGtatcagataaaataaaaataattgaaacacTTTGGATCCCGCCACCATCATACACTTTCCCTTTAATAGATAgatttaaagacaaaaagttcaAACTGAGATTCCAACACAAGTGGCTCACAGAATTTAATTGGCTTTGTTATTCCGCCAAAGAACAGGGtgctttttgtaaattttgcgCATTTATTGGTATTACTAGAGGTGTCGGAGGGCAAACATTAGGTGCATTAGTGAATGTAAAAATGGACAATTGGAAAAAGGCAAAAGAG ATATTTGTTGCCCATGAGTCTGCAAGATATCACAAAGATTGTATATGTGCCTACGAAAATTTGGAGAAAATACAAAAAGGGGTTCAAGAAGAAGTTATAGATTTACTGgatgaaaaaagaaaagaacaaGCAAAGCAAAATCGGAATAAAACTCGACCGATTATAGAAGCAATTATATTATGTGGTCGTCAAGAAATGTCGTTAAGAGGACACAGAGATTCGGGAGCCTTAGAAATAGACGATAGCTCAAAAAATGAAGGGAATTTTcgggaaatattaaaatacagaGCAAAGGGAGACACACAGCTACGGGAAACTCtggaaat AATAAACAAGGCAGAGGCGTTTGCTATTCTTGTCGACGAAACAACAGATATTTCTACAGTCGAACAAGTTAGCATATGTGTAAGATACGTGAGTGATAATAACAACATAAATGAAGATTTCTTACAGTTTATTCCAGCTGATAGTTTGACAGGTGAAAATTTATCAAACACAATCTTAAATAGCCTGGAAAGTTTTGGCATGGATATAAGCTACCTGGTGGGGCAAGGGTACGATGGTgctgaaaaatttaatgaagtGCAAAAATTTATTCGACAAAGATATCCAAAGGCTATTTATATACATTGTGCTGCACATTCATTAAATCTGGCCATTTCCAAAGCATGTGAGGTTCAACAAATAAGAAATTGTCTTGGAGTTATTGAAAaactatatactttttttaatactccAAAGCGCAAAAATGTGCTTTTAAGTAAAATCGAAGAATCAAATGAACATTCATCTGCAAAATCCCTAAAGAGATTATGCGCATCTCGATGGATATCCAAATATGAAGCAGTGTAA
- the LOC126733466 gene encoding uncharacterized protein LOC126733466, which translates to MSFFVEFFVIAIILHMGAATVSQCYYCNTQYCSDPYDYKLGAIVRCSDVFTNYKTYFSSRIVSAERSNGSRIRFEDSEDIETITPKTSNELSEETHANILDIQRKFWNFFNKGELDETTEFICAKANYYSTDSNQLKTFRGCVPTQTKTISTACDFINQRVAGGSATGDTRVYNCYTCDTNLCNASISLRASILAAVIGAIVIVAF; encoded by the exons ATGTCTTTTTTCGTTGAATTTTTTGTGATTGCAATTATATTGCATATGG GTGCCGCAACAGTTAGTCAGTGCTACTACTGTAACACTCAATATTGTTCAGATCCTTACGATTATAAGCTGGGAGCTATCGTTAGATGTTCTGATGTTTTTACCAACTATAAGACGTACTTTAGTAGCAGGATAGTTTCAGCTGAAAGAAGTAATg GTTCACGAATAAGATTCGAAGATTCCGAAGATATAGAAACCATCACGCCAAAAACCAGCAATGAGTTATCCGAAGAAACCCACGCAAATATCCTAGACATTCAAAGGAAGTTTtggaacttttttaataaaggcGAGCTAGATGAAACTACCGAATTTATTTGTGCAAAAGCCAATTACTACAGCA CTGATAGCAATCAGCTAAAAACCTTTAGGGGATGCGTGCCAACACAGACCAAAACAATATCTACAGCATGCGATTTTATCAATCAGAGGGTGGCAGGTGGATCTGCAACGGGAGACACTAGAGTCTACAATTGTTACACTTGCGATACTAACTTGTGCAATGCTAGTATTAGTTTGAGGGCATCGATTTTAGCTGCCGTGATCGGGGCTATTGTAATAGTTGCCTTTTAG